One window of Alteriqipengyuania lutimaris genomic DNA carries:
- a CDS encoding family 43 glycosylhydrolase → MIAHGDKVFLAYSASATDDRYAMGLLWAQADADLMNPESWTKSQEPVFESAPEHCIFGPGHNSFTTDECGRDVLVYHARDYQDIEGDPLHDPNRHARVQRFAHDENGFPVFGKPARSGPLRQDDLA, encoded by the coding sequence TTGATCGCGCATGGCGACAAGGTGTTTCTGGCCTATTCGGCCAGCGCGACCGACGATCGCTACGCCATGGGCCTGCTATGGGCGCAGGCCGATGCCGATCTCATGAACCCTGAAAGCTGGACCAAGTCGCAGGAGCCCGTGTTCGAGAGCGCACCGGAGCACTGCATCTTCGGCCCCGGCCACAACAGCTTCACCACCGACGAATGCGGGCGCGACGTGCTTGTCTACCATGCGCGCGACTATCAGGATATCGAAGGCGATCCGCTCCACGACCCCAACCGGCATGCGCGGGTGCAACGCTTCGCCCACGACGAGAACGGCTTTCCCGTCTTCGGCAAGCCGGCGCGCAGCGGCCCGCTGCGGCAGGACGATCTCGCCTGA